The DNA window TGAGCCCCCCACAGTTGCCCAGTTCTTCTGGCAGCGCCTCCAGCCGGTTGCCCTGGAGTTCCAGGCGGCTCAGGGCCCTGAGGGCCCCCACCTGGGGTGAGAGCTGGCTCAGGTGGTTGTAGCCCAGGAGCAACGTCCGCAGCTTGCGGCAGAAGAAGAGCTCGTCGGGCAGAAACTCCAGGGTGTTGTAGGAGAGAGCCAGGTGCTGCAGGTTCTGGAGGAGGCCCAGCTCTGCTGGCACGGAGCGTAGTCCGTTGTTGGAGACGTCCAGCAGGCGGAGGCTGGAGCACATGCCGAGCTGGGTGGGCAGTGTCTCCAGCTTGTTGTGGCTGAGATAAAGCTGCTCGAGGCCTCGGAGCTTCCGCACGTGCTCAGGGACATAGGCGATCTGGTTGTGCCACAGCCGCAGGGTGACcagcttgcggcagtgctggaAGCTGAGGATCTCCTCGATGGACCGCAGGTGGTTGTCCTTGAGATCAAGTTCCTGCAGCGCGCCCAGGCTGAAGATGGCATGCGGGATGCGCTCCAGCCCACAGGCCACCAGCTCCAGCTCCCGCAGCACCGCCAGCTTCTTGAGGCTGTTCAGGGCCAGTAGGCGGGCCCCGTCGTTGTGCAGGCTGAGCCGCTGCAGGTGCCCGGCCACATCGGTCACGCTGGCGGGCACTTTGCCAGCGTTGCTTCGCAGAGACAGCACCTTCAGCTGCTTCAGCTCCCGGAGGCTCTCGAGGGTCGCTGCCCGAGCCAGCTCTGGGGGGAAGAGCCCCTCCAGGTGCAGCTCATCCAGGCCACGCAGCCCGAAAACCCAGAGGGGCACCTCACGGAGCTCCTCGCACTTGACCCGGATGACCTTCAGGCGGTCCCGCAGGAAGATCTGCGAGGAGAAGGGCAGCCTGGCGGGTGAGTGGAGCAGGCTGAGCTCCTGCAGGTTCACCAGCTGCGAGAGGCCCGGGGGGAAGGTGATATCACCGATGGCCTCCAGCCGCAGCGCCTCCAGCTCGCTGAGCTCGAAGACCGTGTCAGGCAGCCCCGGGAGCATGCAGAGGGCCAGCTCGAGCTGGCCCCGGGTGTTGCGCTGCAGCTTCTGCCGCAGCTTCTCGGCCGTCCACTCATGGTTGAGGTTGAGCTGCTTCAGGCGGCTCTCGCTGACCTCAGAGAGGAAGACAGCGAAGCGCTTGGAGTACAGCGAGTCATACTGGTCAATGAGGTGCAGCATGAAGGCGAAGTCGTTCTTGACGTCAGGGATGTCCCCCATGCCCGTCTCCTCCCGCACAGACCGGAAGGAGTACTCCTTGAGGGGCCGGTGGAAGAGCCAGTAGAGCGTGTAGAGGCAGGTGATCCCGTACACGCACACGAAGGAGATGTAGCAGAAAGCCAGCTTGGAGAAGAGGTGGGCCTTGGTGTGGTTGCAGCAGAAGCTGGCGTAGCCCGTGACTTCCGAGGTCTCCACCCTGCAGGCCACCAGGAAGCTGATCTTCTCCACGTAGATGAGGTTGTAGACCAGGATGGCCAGGAACTTGCACACCTTGAGCACCGTCTGCCGGATGTACATGGTGTACAGGATGTCCCCCTCTTCCACATGCACGCGGAATTTCTTGACCTTCTCAAACAGGGCTTTGGCCTGCTCCCCTTCCTTCTTGTCCAGCAGGGTGACGGCTGGTGGCTCCGTCACCACCTTCTCAGGCTCTGCCAGCACCTTCTCCTTCTCACCCTCACCTGCCTTCCCTGGCCCTGCCGTGGCTGCCACGGTCACTGCTGGCCGACCGGTGGCAGCAGCGGCAGTGGGGCCCTTATGGTTCTCCCCAGAGACCTCAGACAGGGCCCGCGTGGTCCATGGCGAGTCAAAACACTTGCCCAGGATGGAGATAAAGTGCTCGATCTTGGAGCTGGTGCCGGGGAACTTAAACCAGAAGCTGGTGCAGACCATGAAGATGAGCGTGTGGATGACGACCAGGTAGGGGAAGTACTTGGCGTACCAGTGGAGAGCCGTCTCATAGCAGAGCTGGTTAATGAAGCTGTACTGCTGCAGGTCCAGGTTGTTCTTGAGGCCGCTCACCTCCCGTAGGCCCCCCATCTGCTCAGAGACCCCCCGGGGCAGCAGCTGCTGGCATGGGGCCTCTGATAAGTTCTCCCGGAGTTCATGGCTAGGCAGGCAGATGATCTTGTCCTGCGtcacctggggagggggagagggtgaaAGAGGGTGAAGAAACTGGGTGGCCTGGGAAGTTGAAGGAGGGGAACAGGCGGAAGGCGGGAGAGACCCCATTTGATCCTCAACTGTCCCCAGCTGGCTGTGACTTTGGAAGAGTCAGTAAACCTCTGGGCATTGGACTTCGGCTGAAAAAAAGAGCTGGGTTGAATTGCGTCCTTGGAAAAGATGTTGAAGTCCTCACCCCCATACCTGTGATGGTTGTCTTGTTCGGAAATAGTCTTTGCAGAGCTGATGTGATCAAGTTGAGGTCATTGGGGTGGGTGCTGACCCAGTAGGACTTTGTGCTTTGTAAAAGGGAGAAATTCGGACAGAGACACACGAAGATGCTACGAAGATTTAAGGAAAACGTCACCTACAAGCTAAGGAATGCCTCAGGCCACCAGAATCTAGAAGAGAGGCATGGAACGAACACATTCTCCCTCACAGCCTTCGGAAGAAACCAGCGCTGTCAACACTTGGATTCCAGAccgccagcctccagaaccgtgaggaGATAATGGAAGACTTCCGGgatcccaggccccgcccccaaccaggccccgcccccgccccgcccctttACCTGGAGGGTGCAGCCGAAGACCCCGATCATGAGCATAGCCACGGTGAGGTACTCGGCCAGTACGTCCCACCAAGGTTTGAGCACTTTGAAGGCGGGCTGCTGCTCCCCAAACTGTTTGAACTCCGCCACCGGAATCATCCCGCCTATGGAAGAGTGCGGAACGGAGGGTGCAGAGAGAGACCCTCAGGAAAGGGTGCCTGGTGCCGTGTCCCCCGAAGAGTCAGACACACGCCTCGGCTTCCAATCTGCGCTGTGCCCCGCTGAAATCTGGCAGTACCCACAAGTGTGTGCTCCCCTCCattccccaccaccccacccggAGCCAGGCAGCTGCGGTCCTCACCACTCTGCTCACTGGGACCCCTGCCCCCATTTGACTCTGCTTGCCCTCTCAGAGCTCGGCAGGGGCGGTCCCTGGGGCCCACACCCCACAGCTTGCCAGTGTGGCCTCCTCCTGGAGCCCAGGCATCTCCTCCCACCCTTGATGCCAATCCGAAACTCTTGCTCTGCTTCTCCGACTCCAGATACGGGGATCCAGGCAGCCAGCCCTGGCTCCCTCCACCACTGGGCTAGAGAGAATCCAGTGGCTCAGGACTTCCGGGGCgtgggcccccccacccccttcaggGGCGCTCCAGGCACCACCTCCAACCTCCAACCGGAAAAGCCGGCTGCAGCCTGGCTCTGGTTACGGGCCCCAGGGGCAGGGAGTGACGAAGCTGAAGGCTGGTCAGCCCtaggggagtggggggtggcaATGACTAGGACACCTGGATTTCTTGCAGGACTAGTGCCCAGGATCTGAGGCAGAAAACAGAGATCTGGGTTCTGAGaggcagtggcgggggggggggtgccaggACGGGTCAAGGGGCAGAGGATCGGGAAATAGAAAACCCacagggagagaggccagggtgaCACCTACGACTGGGACAGGGCTGGGCTGCCAGGCTCCTGGGCGGTCAGCCCACTCTGTCTGTCCCTGGGTTTCATTTTAGACCAAGGTATCATTATTCCAGATACAGACAGCCAGGCCCAAGTCACACGGGGGCGTGGACCACGAGCTGGGACAGCACCCTCTCAGACAGGCAGCTGGAgagcctcctcctcctttctccccaaGGCTGcagggggaaggaaagggaggcagcAAGCCCCCTAAGCCTCTGTGGGGAGCTCCTAGGCTGGTGCTCATCACCCCCCCCAGCCCAGCATCCATGCTCCCCAATACACAGCCCCTGTTTTCTCACCCAGATTTCCTGGAGCCTGCTATGCTTGTCCTGGTAGCCTGTCACTAGGTGCAGGCTGGACAAGGAAGGGAGGCATCTGGACCACCAGCTGGTCCTCCagcctcccacccacctccagggGGAAACTGGTCTCTGTCCCACACCTCAGCCAATTGCTGACACCTCCACGACTTCCTTTTTGGTTCCCGAAATCTTAAAGGCCTTAGAGTTACTCCGGAGTGAGGAAAAGGTGGAAGAGGGGGCAGGGATATAGGACGCAGGCCTGCCCACTAGGCTGAGGCAGGTAATCCGCCACACCCCTTAATCCTGTAAGAGGCTTCTACCTCCCTATGGGGGATGGCACGCAAGGGACAGGGACACACCTGCCCACACCCGGTCTAGGGGAGCCCCCTGACTCAGGTTCTGACTCACCCAGCATAGACGCACGCAAGGGGGTGCACAGACAGAGCACACAATCCCTCACCCAGTGGCCCATCCCTCACAATCAGTATCACGGTCTGTCCTAAACTACAAGCCCGGTAAAGATGCTCCAGCGCATCACAGATTCAGTCAGTGGGGAATCTGATAGAAAAACACATTTAGGGCAGCTCAACAGCCCCCGGGGGGGCAAATTGGAGCCATCAAAAGGGACATCCTCAGGGCATTCTGGAGTGTGCACATCTGTACCAGTGTGCACAAAGTGCAAATACACATTAAGCCAAGGGGAGACCCAGGACCAGGGAGCCAGCCATCTGCTCTTCTAGTTCTGGCCCCCTGTCCCTGTGAGGGACACTGCTCAACTCCTTCACCTGagaatgggaactctggggctgCAGCAGAAATGCTCCACAGATGGGCAGGAACCAACTTCTTGCCCAGGAGTCCCTGCCATCCTTTAGGACCCATCTCACACTGGTGGAAGCTCTGCCACTGGCCATCCCAGGTCTGCTACCAAAGGCAGAGACACCCAGGGTCCCCAGCCGATGGCCCAGAGGCTCCCGCAGAGCAAGGTGTATACACAACAGCATCCGAGACTGACGTGGGGTTATTATTATGTCTCCATGACTCAATCTTGATCATCCTGAACCTGCCATTAAGCTTTCCCAGAAACAAGCCTGCCCCACTCTTTGTCTGAACATGGCTGGTGGCAGGGCTCGGGGAAAGGCTTCATGGGGGATTGGGGCAGAGAGCTTATGGCTACCAGACCATTTCATTGCCCTTTTTTTCCCGCtcaccctatggcatatggagttcctgggccagggatcagatccaagctgcagttgtgacctatgccaccactgtggcaatgctggatccttaacccgctgtgctgagccagggatcaaacctgcatctcagtgctcctaagatgccacccatcctattgtgccacagtgggaactcctcagtgccttcttcttttttttctttttttttttaatgagggatgcacccacagcatatggaagttcctaggttaggggttgaatcagagctgcagctgttggcctatgccacagccacagcaatgccagatctgagccacatctgtgacttacagcacagttcacggcaatgccaggaccttaacccactgagcaaggctggggatggaggatccctctcctcatggatactagtctgatttgttaccgttgagccacagtgggaacccccactcagtgcctttcttttttttttttcaccccaacTCTGGGAGCATGGATGTTGGGACCCTCCTTTTCCAGACGGAGGAGTGAAATAACTCTCTCAAGGTGTCACAGCTACAACAGGCATTCAAGGCCAGACCCCTACGTCAGTTCTGTCTGATTGTGTGTGCTCTTTCCATGTTGAGTGAGAACGTCTGGCTGAGATGAAGCATCTTTGCCAAAAGAACCTCAGAAGGGGGTTCCTTATGGTGGAGAAGAGATGGGGGGGGATGTTGGCTTGGCACACAGGCTAGGATGTCCTTGTCAGCCTAGGGCCTGGAATAGGGCCCCTATCCAGCCTTAGCTCCACCCACCCATGCCTCACCCATGCCTCACCCCTGCATCTTCACTCTCAGGCCCTCCCCAAGTCCCCAGCTTTCCTCTAAACACATGGCAATGGGGGGTGCTTCtggtccagcccccacccacagcccatgctaagaagcaaagaagaaatggTGACAGCTGTCAGCCCTGAAGTGGGCCTTAGAAGGCACAAGGTCCAACATTTGACTTACACAAAGGAGAAACTGtggcctgggtgggggagggtggcccGGTAGTAGCAGATCCTGTTctgggccccaggcctggggactcCCTACCTATACTTTTCCAAGTGGCCCTGCCGGGACTGGAGGGTCTGGGGAGTCTTGACGTTCAACAGTCCCAGAAGGGACAGTCTGGTGAACCCCCCCCACCAAGTGGTAGGGTTTCTGGGAATTGAGGGGCACACAAGGATGATTTAGAAGCCGCTGAGCAGCGGAGAACCCAGAGCAGAGGACGTGGTCAAGACCCCCAGGTTGATTTCAGCCTGTTGATCTTCACTCCGTCCTTGGCCAGGCCTGCTGGGCTCCCTGGACAGGCGCCCTTGGGCTGACCAGGGCCGGGCCtttctctgccccccaccccacccccagctccttctGTGCCCCAGACGGGCGTGGGGCTCAGATCACAGTGCCCGCCGCACCTGGGACGGTCCTCCCGTGGACCAGATCCTCACCCCGCCACGCCGTCCTCAGGGACGGAGAGCCACCTACTCACCGCACGGGCCAGACGCGGATTCCAACTCCTGCGTCCCCAGGAGCGGAGCGGAGCGGCCGGGACTCCCGCAGAGTTCCCGGGCCTGGCCGGGTGAGTCAGGGAGGGCGGGATGTGAGTTGGGAGCCGCCCCGCTTCGCCCCGCCCACCAGCCGTCCCGTCCCCGCCTCCCTTCAGCCGCTCCCAGGTCGCCCCCAGACTCCCGGTACTGCGGGATCGCGGGAGGAAGACGATCCTAATTCTGATGTCCCGGAGGTGGGCAAGGCGCTGGTCGGAGGAGCAGGAAACCGTAGAACTCTGGGCTCCGCTGCAGTGGGGCGGACCTGACACGGGGAAActgaggtggggctggaggtgcTCGGCTCCCAAAGCCAACCTGTGGACACCCTTACAGAAGCCAGGCTGTGCAGATCTGTTAGGGACGCGTGGAAGTCCTCTTCTCCTCTCTTCGCTCCAGGTGTAGGCACCTGGCCTTGAGACTTAATCAAGGGACGTGGGACCAGGTTCCAAGGGAGGGCAGGGCACTTCCCCCTTCCTACTCTGACCACCCAGCCGGCTGCCCTGCCCAGCCTTGAGGTCAGCTCTCCCCAacctgggggcggggagcagggaggagagggagtgggctgCTCTCAGGTCCTGGGGGGCGGGGATTTGGGCGCAGGGATCAGAGGGCTCTGGGAGGCCAGCTTTTCTAAAGGAGACACTGCCTCCTCTCCCGCCACGACTGCCTCCCACCTTGGGAAGCCTGAGCTGGGTCTTCACTAAGTCTTCGGCCTTGATGTGCTCTGTCTACAAAATTCAAGGGAGAGGGAACCTGGACCAGGTGGAAGAGTAAGACCTCCTCTCCCATGGGGAAAAGAAACCCATAAGTTCACCAGATTAGAGACAGTCTGAAACCTGGAGGGTTGAGTCCCCCCCTCCAGGAAGCTTAGGTTCCTCTGTGAAACCTGCAGTGGGCATGATCCTTGGAGAAGTCCCTATGGGCTCCACCAAAGGCCGCCCAAAGACAAACTTTATTGTTTAGACCAGATAAGTGAGGCTACCTTCTCTCTCAGAGCTTCTGCACTAGCaggtgtgcatgtgtgagagagagagagacagagacagagagagaaggcgaGAATGCAaacaaggagtttccattgtggctcagcggcttaa is part of the Sus scrofa isolate TJ Tabasco breed Duroc chromosome 2, Sscrofa11.1, whole genome shotgun sequence genome and encodes:
- the LRRC8E gene encoding volume-regulated anion channel subunit LRRC8E isoform X1 — translated: MIPVAEFKQFGEQQPAFKVLKPWWDVLAEYLTVAMLMIGVFGCTLQVTQDKIICLPSHELRENLSEAPCQQLLPRGVSEQMGGLREVSGLKNNLDLQQYSFINQLCYETALHWYAKYFPYLVVIHTLIFMVCTSFWFKFPGTSSKIEHFISILGKCFDSPWTTRALSEVSGENHKGPTAAAATGRPAVTVAATAGPGKAGEGEKEKVLAEPEKVVTEPPAVTLLDKKEGEQAKALFEKVKKFRVHVEEGDILYTMYIRQTVLKVCKFLAILVYNLIYVEKISFLVACRVETSEVTGYASFCCNHTKAHLFSKLAFCYISFVCVYGITCLYTLYWLFHRPLKEYSFRSVREETGMGDIPDVKNDFAFMLHLIDQYDSLYSKRFAVFLSEVSESRLKQLNLNHEWTAEKLRQKLQRNTRGQLELALCMLPGLPDTVFELSELEALRLEAIGDITFPPGLSQLVNLQELSLLHSPARLPFSSQIFLRDRLKVIRVKCEELREVPLWVFGLRGLDELHLEGLFPPELARAATLESLRELKQLKVLSLRSNAGKVPASVTDVAGHLQRLSLHNDGARLLALNSLKKLAVLRELELVACGLERIPHAIFSLGALQELDLKDNHLRSIEEILSFQHCRKLVTLRLWHNQIAYVPEHVRKLRGLEQLYLSHNKLETLPTQLGMCSSLRLLDVSNNGLRSVPAELGLLQNLQHLALSYNTLEFLPDELFFCRKLRTLLLGYNHLSQLSPQVGALRALSRLELQGNRLEALPEELGNCGGLKKAGLLVEDALYEGLPAEVRDKMEAE
- the LRRC8E gene encoding volume-regulated anion channel subunit LRRC8E isoform X2, with amino-acid sequence MGGLREVSGLKNNLDLQQYSFINQLCYETALHWYAKYFPYLVVIHTLIFMVCTSFWFKFPGTSSKIEHFISILGKCFDSPWTTRALSEVSGENHKGPTAAAATGRPAVTVAATAGPGKAGEGEKEKVLAEPEKVVTEPPAVTLLDKKEGEQAKALFEKVKKFRVHVEEGDILYTMYIRQTVLKVCKFLAILVYNLIYVEKISFLVACRVETSEVTGYASFCCNHTKAHLFSKLAFCYISFVCVYGITCLYTLYWLFHRPLKEYSFRSVREETGMGDIPDVKNDFAFMLHLIDQYDSLYSKRFAVFLSEVSESRLKQLNLNHEWTAEKLRQKLQRNTRGQLELALCMLPGLPDTVFELSELEALRLEAIGDITFPPGLSQLVNLQELSLLHSPARLPFSSQIFLRDRLKVIRVKCEELREVPLWVFGLRGLDELHLEGLFPPELARAATLESLRELKQLKVLSLRSNAGKVPASVTDVAGHLQRLSLHNDGARLLALNSLKKLAVLRELELVACGLERIPHAIFSLGALQELDLKDNHLRSIEEILSFQHCRKLVTLRLWHNQIAYVPEHVRKLRGLEQLYLSHNKLETLPTQLGMCSSLRLLDVSNNGLRSVPAELGLLQNLQHLALSYNTLEFLPDELFFCRKLRTLLLGYNHLSQLSPQVGALRALSRLELQGNRLEALPEELGNCGGLKKAGLLVEDALYEGLPAEVRDKMEAE